A single region of the Aeromicrobium chenweiae genome encodes:
- a CDS encoding DUF2277 domain-containing protein produces the protein MCRNIRTLHNFEPAAGDDEIRAAALQYVRKISGSSKPSKANEEVFWRAVDEIAHLTGHLLDDLVTSAPPKDREVEAAKAKERSARRFATT, from the coding sequence ATGTGCCGGAACATCCGAACGCTCCACAACTTCGAGCCCGCCGCGGGCGACGACGAGATCCGTGCCGCCGCCCTGCAGTACGTCCGCAAGATCAGCGGATCCAGCAAGCCGTCGAAGGCCAATGAAGAGGTCTTCTGGCGAGCCGTCGACGAGATCGCCCACCTGACCGGTCACCTGCTCGACGACCTCGTGACCTCGGCCCCGCCGAAGGACCGGGAGGTCGAGGCCGCGAAGGCCAAGGAACGCTCGGCCCGGCGCTTCGCCACCACCTGA